From the genome of Fulvia fulva chromosome 12, complete sequence:
CCGAGACGCAGTACAAGAATCTGCTTGGAAAGGTCAACACAATTCGATCACAGTTGGGCGAGCGTCTCAAGTCAGATGCTGCCGAGTTGGAGCAATGCCGCGAAAGGATAGAAGAGCTGGAGACATCCAACCGGACGGCGCGAGAGGAGAATCAGCGGTTACAGGAGAACATCTCGAAGCTGAACACCGATATGGAGTCGCAAGCCACCGAGATTGAGAGCCTACGGAGCCGAACAAATCTGTCAACCAGTAATTGGGCGAAAGAGCGAGATGACATGGTGCAGAAGGAGGCTTATCTCCGAGAAGAGTACGAGATTGCGAAGCAAGCCATGCAAGATTGGGAAATCCTGGCTACGGAGGAGCGGTCAAGAAGAGAAGCACTTGAAGAGCGAATGCAAGAGCTGGAAGAACAACTTAACGCACAACGAGAAGCATTCGAGCGGGCACAAGGCGAGGCCAATACGCAAAGCAGCACGGTCGATGGCTTACAGCGAGCACTGCGAGATCTGCAAGAGGAGCGAAAGAGGGAGCTCAGAGAGATGGTCGAACAGTCACAAACACAGCTCGATGCACTACGAGCGCAGACGAAGACTGCTGAGGAGACCGCAGCAGAGTTCAAGGCACAGCTCGAGACCACACAGAGAGAGCTTGAGCGTACGGCACCTTTCGAGAAGGAAGTGAAGGAGAAGAACTTGCTCATTGGCAAGCTCAGGCACGAAGCGGTGATCCTGAACGACCACTTGACAAAAGCGCTCCGCTTCTTGAAGCGTGGCAAGCCTGAGGACAATGTCGATCGACAGATTGTCACGAACCACTTCCTCCACTTCTTAGCCCTGGACCGCTCGGATCCCAAGAAGTTCCAGATCCTGCAGCTCATTGCTGCACTGCTCGGCTGGGACGAACAGCAACGCGAACAAGCCGGCCTCCTCCGTCAAGGATCTGGCTTTGCGTCCGCCAGCGGCAGTCTTCGCGTGCCTATGTCGCCCTTCCGGCGAACGCCCAGCACACCTTCACTTAGCAGCGACTTCAGCCCTCTTTCACCTACTGGCGAGCAAGGGCGGGAAAGCCTCGCAGAGCTTTGGTCAGACTTCCTCGAACGAGAAGCAGAGCAAGGCGGCGGTAGTAGCCGGAGGCAAAGTATACAAAGCAACAGGAGTCCAAGTATTGGCGTCATGGGCCCCACGAGCGAAAGAGGTGGACCCATGAGCTCAAGACCTGACTTGAAGCGGAAGGAGAGCCAGACGAGTCAAGCTAGTGGCCACGTCAGGCCGGAGAGTAGTGCGAGTGGGAAGTAGTATCTCCCATTCCAGGCTCTTGTGGTAGGCACGTGAAATGATATAATCTTTTCTAGAAGGCCTTTTGGCTTACTTCATTACGTCCTGGATTCACTTGCAGTGCCACGACCGCGCAAGCTGGACTGTGTGATCGAGAAGCCTACATTCATTTTCCCACAGCATGGCCACGGCAAAGAACCAGGTAGAACTCGTCATCGCCCAGTCAGTGCCTTCCTACTGGAGACGATTGCTTCGCTTTTGCCAGCTGGTTGTGCCGACTGCCTGGTCCGTCGTGGTCTCGAAACGGATCGGAGGTGATGGTCAAACTCTGGCATCTTGTGGTCGACCGGACTGAGCATGGCTATCGCATGCCACGTGCCATGTGCTGGAACGTTTGGAGATGCAAGCTTAAGTCGGAGCCTGGAGGCTACAAGAGTGGGTAAGACCATTGCGGTCGACTGCTTTCACGCTGGAGTAGACCGGCATCCAGCCGAGGAACGGTAGAAGCTGCTGCAAGACAAGGAAGAGCCGATGCTCGAGGATGGGTGGGCGACTCTTAAAGGGGAAAAGGACGTCGAGATGATTCACCAAGCATACGAGTATGTGGTGAGTGTGCGAAGTCAAGTGTGCGATTCTTCACTTCCATGCGAGCATTCGCTGCACTGTGAGGCTGCTATCGTAGCGACTGAAGAACCGTTGAATGAACGCGTTGCTGCGGCAGCTTCGCGCACATGAAACGCTAGCGCCAACTCAATTTGCACCGCGAGATATTATATTCTACTTCACTTGCGGACTTCAACTTTCCCCTCAAAACAAACTTCGCAACAACAACATCGTCAGCAAAAATATCCAACACACTCAACACGCCCACAATGTCTTCCAGGCAGCCATCCCTCTCCACCCTCCCTTGTGAACTTCGTTTGCAGATCTACTCTTACACCCTCTCTTCCACCACCGCCCTCACCATCAAGCCGGCCGTCGTCGCCACCAAGACCAACCAGTGGTGGGACCGCCCATTCCGCGACTACACCGCACCAGGCATCATGCTCACCAACCGCCAAATGCGCTCCGAGGCGCTTGAGCTCTACCACAAGTTTCTCCTCTCCCACGTCGTGGACCTTCAAGGTATGACTGATCCCACCACTGGTGGCAAAGACGTGAAGATAGCTAATGAGACAGGCACAATCGATGCGATTGACAACCCACGCAAGTGCGTCTGGATCGTTGGAAACTCGCCAGGCTTCTCCGCCAAGGAGATGACGCTGATGAGATGCGAGAGGGATGCGACGGAGAAGGAGATCAGGTTGGTTGAGATGGAGCTGGAGTGGCAGAAGGCGACAGTCGTGGCAGAGTAGTGAGCAGAGCAGAGCAGCGAACAGAGCGAACTGTGTAGATAGTACTTGAGGCGCTGATCGGGACGGAATGGGCGTGCGGTACAACGGGGTCCGCTCGTTGATGGACTACTGGGACAGGCTGGAGTTGGTAGAGTCATGGGCACAATTTGTGCTCGCTGGTTAATAATGCGCAAAGCGCTCACGGGATGGATACAGGCATGGTACAAAAGCATTGGGTTTCTTCATCCCTTCTTTCTCTGTCTCCTTCCATCTCATCATCCAGGCTGCTGGCGAGCTTGTGATGCATGATCTACACATGGCCATATTCTCCCACGTCCGACGAAGCTCACTCATCGCGACCTACCACCTCGCTACTCACCTCCTGCTCACCACCTCCGCCAAACTCACCACCAAGCTCACCACCCTCCCATGCCCGCAGACTTTAGAAAAGACTGCTTCACCATCAGCGTACGTCCGCACACACGGCAATATCAGCTATATCAATCACCACTCATGTCCGAGCCCGCCTCTAACAAGCGCGTCAAGACGTCTCACAGCACCCCTGCTCCTGTCACCGGAACTCACAGCGTCACACGCCAACGAAGCTCTCGTCATCTACCTCCTCCGCCTGCTACTCGAATACCAGAATGCCTTCTTCACCCGCACATGACACACGCCGAAGTGCTCAATGGCTGTGATAGATCGTGCGGTGTTGGGGCTATATTTGCAGAGTCCCAGTGCTCACGTGGCTTGGTGGAGTGCTGCAGCCGTTCCAGTGCGCTGGTggttgctgctgctgctgcgaGCGCTATTGACATTGACGGACGGCCCCTGGAATACTAGGGAATGCCGTCTCGCGGTCGATGCCTCCACTGGACACATTGTCATGCTCATGCGCCGCCTAGGAAAGACAGTACCATCACTGCGCCTCCACGACTCTAGCGATTCCGATACACAACACACAAGACAACGCCGATAGGGTCACCCGCAATGTCGTACCGGTCGCTCGAAAGCAGCTCTTGGTAGAGGGATTGCGTCATGCTGCGGAAAGCTCATGTCCAAAAACTTGAGGCCGGGAAACTAACATTGTCGCTGGTGCTGGAGCCCACTGCTAACGCGGTAGTGCAGTCCAACGACATTACTACTGGTGCTGTAGCTCCTGCCGACGTGATAATGTACACCGAAGACATTGCTGCTAATGATGGAGCTCCCTGGCTAGCGGTAATGCACGCCGACGACGTTCTTGCTGCTGTTGATGACCTTTCCTTACCCACGCGGGTAATGCACACCAAAAAATTCACCGCTGCTGCCGACCCTCCCTTGCCTAAAAACCAGAAAGGGCCTTCTATCCACCGCTGGCCGACTCTGGACTGTACGACACATCACGCTCGATGTCGGAGATCTGAACCTGCTGTCACCATAGTTCGATGTGGACTATCACCCGCCGAACCTCTACCTGTGAACACTG
Proteins encoded in this window:
- a CDS encoding GRIP domain-containing protein, producing the protein MSAVNAQADASKSASKKKKKSKKKANGQPTAGSTSVGHNGAKEIADEDGDEDEDEESSTHAQAIMPSKGSAEDSSHTPSTPTEPASATEQPLPVRIGAQWPKTSNGAKHEPEEDEDEEEDESARPSRQPSISGDTTARLDAMQQERDSLRAEVTQLRKSLESLQDAQGDELSTVKNELQQTREGKEHAETQYKNLLGKVNTIRSQLGERLKSDAAELEQCRERIEELETSNRTAREENQRLQENISKLNTDMESQATEIESLRSRTNLSTSNWAKERDDMVQKEAYLREEYEIAKQAMQDWEILATEERSRREALEERMQELEEQLNAQREAFERAQGEANTQSSTVDGLQRALRDLQEERKRELREMVEQSQTQLDALRAQTKTAEETAAEFKAQLETTQRELERTAPFEKEVKEKNLLIGKLRHEAVILNDHLTKALRFLKRGKPEDNVDRQIVTNHFLHFLALDRSDPKKFQILQLIAALLGWDEQQREQAGLLRQGSGFASASGSLRVPMSPFRRTPSTPSLSSDFSPLSPTGEQGRESLAELWSDFLEREAEQGGGSSRRQSIQSNRSPSIGVMGPTSERGGPMSSRPDLKRKESQTSQASGHVRPESSASGK